The following are encoded in a window of Paenibacillaceae bacterium GAS479 genomic DNA:
- a CDS encoding two-component system, sensor histidine kinase YesM yields MKASRGRWTSAIKNFSGSLPLQVKLILSFVLVIFIPVLLFAWYAWSGVSSRSIQELTKKNESILDIEKTNIQNNVEVMEWTAQLALSNREMNDYLELQEEMDTAWLLDFKNKTYTGFQYFLFNNPRIANVRLFTSNPNVHEFWPVVLNESRIREKPWYDKVMEQRGIVWWEIQLGREILKGASTVEEIKVPHMSLLREFTYADGTHNGIMEVSMEVRHFFTKTFSTVQDPSSQLIVVSRGGSVYTDSSAAIFSETSSEQLMAELQLTGEERNGISRFEMDGHSYMAIQTFMPRLGIHLVNLVGLDDTLADIQRTRNLFIVIIVVLMAVLSLLSYFMHSIILKRLRILRDSMKKVRGGDLHVDVQVRGNDEVGELAHHYRQLLKKINELIVEQVNRQAAGKEAELRSLKNQIDSHFLYNTLENLKMLAEIEGQYTISDALTSLGGMMRYSLQWTRGHVRLRDEVQHIQNYIAIMNIRYDGKLELRLDIAPECYDQEVLKMSLQPLVENAVKHGMNDLDAESGKLTITIGAFVRLEDCVIEVTDNGCGIPEERLRLLSGMLRMEETDYQELRSHAETRRSEGSGIGLRNVDHRLVMSYGREYGLRMESVEGSYTRIAMTLPHLIRTGGDTR; encoded by the coding sequence GTGAAAGCAAGCAGAGGACGATGGACTTCAGCGATCAAAAACTTCTCGGGAAGCCTGCCTCTTCAGGTGAAGCTGATCCTCTCGTTTGTGCTGGTTATTTTCATCCCGGTGCTGCTGTTCGCCTGGTATGCCTGGAGTGGTGTATCGTCCCGGTCGATTCAAGAGCTGACCAAAAAGAATGAAAGCATTCTCGACATTGAAAAGACGAACATCCAAAACAACGTCGAGGTAATGGAATGGACAGCTCAGCTGGCGCTCTCCAATCGGGAAATGAACGATTACCTGGAGCTCCAGGAGGAAATGGATACGGCTTGGCTGCTAGATTTTAAGAACAAAACCTATACCGGTTTCCAGTACTTCCTATTCAACAATCCTCGCATCGCCAACGTCCGACTGTTCACTAGCAATCCCAATGTGCATGAGTTCTGGCCGGTTGTCTTGAATGAATCTCGCATCCGCGAGAAGCCCTGGTACGACAAGGTCATGGAGCAGAGGGGCATCGTCTGGTGGGAAATCCAGCTCGGCCGGGAGATTCTTAAGGGAGCATCCACGGTCGAAGAGATCAAAGTACCCCATATGTCCCTCCTGCGTGAGTTTACCTATGCGGATGGAACGCATAACGGCATTATGGAAGTCAGCATGGAGGTTCGCCATTTTTTCACGAAAACGTTCAGTACGGTGCAGGACCCATCCTCGCAGCTTATTGTTGTGTCGCGTGGCGGCAGCGTTTACACGGATTCCTCGGCGGCTATTTTTAGCGAGACTTCGTCGGAGCAGCTTATGGCTGAACTACAGCTCACCGGTGAGGAGCGCAATGGGATCAGTCGTTTTGAAATGGATGGGCATTCCTATATGGCTATCCAGACTTTTATGCCGAGACTCGGCATTCATTTGGTGAACCTCGTTGGACTTGATGATACGTTGGCCGACATCCAGCGCACGCGCAATCTGTTCATTGTGATCATCGTTGTGCTGATGGCTGTGCTGAGCCTGCTTTCCTATTTCATGCATTCTATTATTCTCAAGCGGTTGCGTATTCTGCGAGATTCCATGAAAAAGGTTCGCGGAGGCGACTTACACGTTGATGTGCAGGTGCGCGGAAACGACGAGGTGGGCGAGCTCGCCCATCATTACCGTCAATTGCTCAAGAAGATCAACGAGTTGATCGTGGAGCAGGTTAATCGGCAAGCCGCCGGCAAAGAGGCGGAGCTGCGCTCGCTGAAAAACCAGATCGACTCGCATTTTTTGTACAATACGCTGGAAAATCTCAAAATGCTGGCTGAAATAGAGGGCCAGTACACCATCTCCGATGCGCTCACCTCGCTTGGCGGCATGATGCGTTACAGCCTGCAATGGACTCGGGGTCATGTGCGGCTGAGGGACGAGGTGCAGCATATTCAGAACTATATCGCGATCATGAACATCCGTTATGACGGGAAGCTGGAGCTGCGTCTGGATATTGCGCCGGAATGTTACGACCAGGAGGTGCTCAAAATGTCGCTGCAACCGCTCGTTGAAAACGCCGTGAAGCATGGCATGAACGATTTGGACGCCGAATCCGGCAAGCTGACGATTACGATTGGGGCTTTTGTCCGGTTGGAGGACTGCGTCATCGAGGTGACGGACAATGGCTGTGGCATCCCTGAGGAACGGCTTCGTTTGCTTAGCGGTATGCTGCGCATGGAAGAGACGGATTATCAGGAGCTGCGGAGCCATGCAGAAACACGGCGGAGCGAGGGCAGCGGCATCGGCTTACGCAATGTCGATCATCGCCTCGTTATGAGTTATGGGCGGGAGTATGGGTTACGGATGGAAAGTGTGGAAGGCAGCTATACGAGAATTGCAATGACTCTCCCTCATCTCATTCGGACCGGAGGTGACACGCGCTGA
- a CDS encoding carbohydrate ABC transporter membrane protein 1, CUT1 family, with amino-acid sequence MEPNAQASVKAASSQMGSTQMPSPHISGPEAGSERWRRWLRKIYSQRYLQVMALLGVAWMIIFNYIPMYGIIIAFKEFDIIFPVSQAPWVGLDQFKEFLSDDEVWNVVRNTLGISLIKLIIGFPLPILFALLLNEIRSVLFKKWIQTITYLPHFLSWVILGGILATWLADVGIINKVLLALNFIDTPITYLAEPKYFWTIIITSDIWKELGWSAIIYLAAISSVSPELYEAATIDGAGRTQKMWNITLPSIKGTITILFILAISGVLNSNFDQILVLRNSLNESASNVIDVYVYQTGLADGRYSYATAVGLLKSIIALGLLLGANYITKKMNETSLF; translated from the coding sequence ATGGAACCAAACGCGCAGGCCAGCGTGAAGGCAGCCAGTTCGCAAATGGGCAGCACGCAAATGCCTAGTCCGCATATAAGCGGCCCGGAAGCGGGCAGCGAGCGGTGGAGAAGATGGCTGCGAAAAATATACAGCCAGCGATATTTGCAGGTGATGGCGCTGCTCGGCGTCGCCTGGATGATTATTTTTAACTACATTCCCATGTACGGCATAATCATCGCGTTCAAAGAGTTCGACATCATCTTCCCGGTGTCGCAGGCGCCGTGGGTTGGATTGGACCAATTCAAAGAGTTTCTGAGCGACGATGAGGTGTGGAATGTAGTGCGTAACACGCTCGGCATCAGTCTCATCAAGTTGATCATCGGTTTTCCACTCCCGATTCTGTTCGCTCTGCTGCTGAACGAGATTCGTTCGGTCCTGTTCAAAAAATGGATCCAAACGATCACTTACCTGCCGCATTTCCTGAGCTGGGTCATTCTCGGCGGCATCCTCGCCACTTGGCTCGCGGATGTCGGCATCATCAATAAGGTGTTACTTGCGCTGAATTTCATCGATACTCCAATTACTTATTTGGCGGAGCCAAAATATTTCTGGACGATCATCATCACCTCGGATATTTGGAAGGAGCTCGGCTGGTCGGCCATCATTTATCTGGCTGCAATCAGCAGCGTGTCTCCTGAGCTGTACGAGGCGGCGACAATCGATGGAGCTGGACGCACTCAAAAAATGTGGAACATCACGCTGCCCTCCATCAAAGGCACGATTACGATTTTGTTCATCCTCGCGATTAGCGGCGTGCTGAACTCGAACTTCGACCAAATTCTCGTGCTGCGCAACTCGCTCAACGAGAGCGCCAGCAACGTTATCGACGTGTACGTGTACCAGACTGGCCTAGCGGACGGACGTTACTCCTATGCAACTGCGGTCGGGCTGCTGAAGTCGATCATCGCGCTCGGACTGCTGCTTGGGGCCAACTATATTACGAAAAAAATGAACGAGACCTCGCTGTTTTAG
- a CDS encoding Cellulase (glycosyl hydrolase family 5) — protein sequence MKSKLYRQPEVDGWVKAEGKRLVNGRGQELILRGVGLGSWLLPEGYMWKLPAGGDRPRRIERMVTELIGEQDAGTFWRSYFDRYISEADIRRLAFEGFNSVRVPFNARKLLEGELNEEGYSPEQLELLDRVIDWCRTWGIYVILDMHGAPGGQTGANIDDSENDHPELFTSEEHRQAAIDLWRYLAQRYRNEWIVAGYDLLNEPLPDYHGKYKDRLEPLYRDMIAAIREVDERHLIILEGAHWSTDWTVFTEKLDDNVLYQFHKYWNNPDTESIQKYLDFRDAWNVPIFMGEGGENDLDWYAGAFRLFEDHRISWNFWTWKKIDTINSPCSIPKPEGWEKLGNWLEGGNKPDQEETHRILGSYLDGMWLDACDYRPEVVNALLRRAPVRIPAIHYGYKGEGESFGFRDSEQDRITWQSDYRRGDGLAIRKLDGEPMLPPTEPGWHPWNAGDGLCVELREDGWLAYEFTIAADDAASRPAETAVSTEKAALTETAASTQVAGFTETTSAKPSASTPFNLKLRLMAAGEKAKAGAALELELDGVPLGQVPAGFHWSSAELADRLPLLSPGLHRLVLTAIGGGLLLESVEFDRS from the coding sequence GTGAAGAGTAAGCTATATCGGCAGCCGGAAGTAGATGGATGGGTAAAAGCGGAAGGCAAGCGCCTCGTGAACGGACGAGGGCAGGAACTGATTTTGCGCGGAGTCGGGCTTGGCAGCTGGCTGCTGCCGGAGGGCTATATGTGGAAGCTACCGGCAGGAGGTGATCGTCCGCGGCGGATCGAGCGGATGGTGACGGAGCTGATCGGGGAGCAGGATGCGGGTACGTTTTGGCGATCTTATTTTGACCGCTACATATCCGAGGCGGATATTCGCCGGCTGGCTTTCGAGGGCTTCAATTCGGTTCGAGTGCCGTTCAACGCACGAAAGCTGCTTGAAGGCGAGCTTAATGAAGAGGGTTATAGCCCCGAACAGCTTGAACTGCTCGACCGAGTCATCGACTGGTGCCGGACTTGGGGAATTTATGTCATCTTGGACATGCATGGTGCGCCGGGCGGCCAAACGGGAGCAAACATCGACGACTCCGAAAACGATCATCCGGAGCTTTTCACTTCGGAAGAGCATCGTCAAGCAGCTATTGATCTGTGGCGCTATTTGGCTCAGCGTTACAGGAATGAATGGATCGTAGCGGGTTATGACTTGCTGAACGAGCCTTTGCCAGATTACCACGGTAAGTACAAGGATCGGTTGGAGCCTCTTTATCGTGACATGATTGCAGCGATTCGCGAGGTCGACGAGCGGCATCTTATAATTTTGGAAGGCGCCCATTGGTCGACCGATTGGACGGTATTTACAGAGAAGCTTGACGATAATGTGCTTTATCAATTCCATAAATACTGGAATAACCCGGACACGGAAAGCATTCAGAAGTACTTGGATTTTCGTGATGCCTGGAATGTGCCCATATTTATGGGCGAGGGCGGAGAGAATGACCTGGACTGGTACGCGGGAGCGTTTCGACTTTTTGAGGATCATCGGATCAGCTGGAACTTTTGGACGTGGAAAAAAATAGACACAATCAACTCGCCCTGCTCCATCCCTAAACCGGAAGGCTGGGAAAAACTCGGTAACTGGCTCGAAGGTGGAAATAAACCGGATCAGGAGGAGACGCATCGCATCCTTGGCAGCTATCTGGACGGGATGTGGCTCGATGCATGCGATTACCGTCCCGAAGTTGTGAATGCGCTGCTGCGCCGTGCTCCGGTACGTATTCCAGCGATTCACTATGGTTATAAGGGCGAGGGAGAAAGCTTTGGCTTCAGGGACTCGGAGCAAGATCGGATCACTTGGCAAAGTGACTATCGTCGAGGTGACGGTCTTGCAATCCGAAAGTTGGATGGTGAACCGATGCTACCTCCCACGGAGCCGGGCTGGCATCCTTGGAATGCCGGCGATGGGCTTTGCGTTGAGTTGCGGGAAGACGGCTGGCTGGCGTATGAGTTTACAATCGCTGCGGATGATGCTGCTTCCAGACCGGCCGAGACAGCAGTCTCGACAGAGAAAGCGGCCTTGACTGAGACAGCAGCCTCTACTCAGGTAGCAGGCTTCACTGAGACAACGTCAGCAAAGCCCTCCGCTTCCACACCCTTTAACTTGAAGCTGCGACTGATGGCGGCGGGCGAGAAAGCCAAGGCCGGTGCGGCGCTGGAATTGGAGCTGGACGGTGTTCCGCTGGGCCAAGTGCCCGCAGGTTTTCATTGGAGCAGCGCGGAACTTGCGGATCGACTTCCGCTTTTATCGCCGGGCCTGCACCGGCTAGTCTTAACCGCCATAGGCGGAGGGTTGCTACTGGAGAGCGTGGAGTTTGATCGATCGTGA
- a CDS encoding putative aldouronate transport system substrate-binding protein, whose protein sequence is MGKMRKAATTLLALAMTFSVAACSGGNNGGNNTSNTNTGGTSASPAPSANTEASTSPAPAGDGAPAWQADTSPISFDWYINFSWFNKKWGGDATAEYITKKTGVKLNFIVPAGNEAEKLNTMMASGSLPDFITLGWYEEAVKKMIAGKLVLPLNELADEYDPYFFKVADPAKLGWYTQPDSNVYGYPNASSSPADYEKYGENFTSNQTFVVRKDMYEAIGKPDMSTPAGFLKALKLAKEKFPEVNGQPLIPLGLHEFTDVGNDSLQDYLQNFLAIPRQKDGKLYDRRTDPEYVKWLKVFRQANQDGMLAKDIFIDKRPQMEEKIAQGRYFAMLYQRSDFAAQNISLYQKDPNTAYIAVDGPKNVDGEEPTLSGPGISGWTVTLISKNVKDKKRAIAFLSYLMSEEGNKDLFLGEKGVSYDTIDGKDQFKPEVLELLNKDRAAFDQKYGSSFTYWMLMDTNMNLQWAPPSVEPGKQMEEWTKGKSISMAEFDNLDPDPTSKEGVARSKNDRSWGKALPKMLLAKSDAEFDQIFNDFVKGRNQQEAIDAFRQQKYEENLKKLEALNN, encoded by the coding sequence ATGGGAAAGATGCGCAAAGCGGCAACAACTCTGCTGGCTCTGGCCATGACCTTCTCGGTCGCTGCCTGCTCCGGCGGCAACAACGGCGGTAACAACACTAGTAATACCAATACAGGCGGAACCAGTGCAAGCCCGGCTCCATCCGCGAACACAGAAGCATCGACATCCCCGGCTCCGGCGGGCGACGGCGCTCCGGCTTGGCAGGCGGACACTTCTCCGATTTCATTCGACTGGTACATCAACTTCAGCTGGTTCAACAAAAAATGGGGCGGCGACGCTACAGCCGAGTACATCACGAAAAAAACAGGCGTGAAGCTGAACTTCATCGTGCCAGCTGGCAACGAAGCGGAGAAGTTGAACACGATGATGGCGTCCGGTTCGCTGCCTGACTTCATCACGCTCGGCTGGTATGAGGAGGCGGTCAAAAAGATGATCGCCGGCAAACTGGTTCTGCCGCTCAACGAACTGGCGGACGAGTATGATCCGTACTTTTTCAAAGTGGCAGATCCGGCTAAACTAGGCTGGTACACGCAGCCGGACAGCAATGTATACGGGTACCCGAACGCATCGTCATCCCCGGCTGACTATGAGAAATACGGCGAGAACTTCACGTCCAATCAGACGTTTGTCGTCCGCAAGGATATGTACGAGGCGATTGGCAAGCCGGATATGAGTACGCCAGCGGGCTTTTTGAAAGCTCTGAAGCTGGCGAAGGAAAAGTTCCCGGAAGTGAACGGTCAGCCGCTCATCCCGCTTGGTCTGCATGAGTTCACCGATGTCGGCAATGATTCTCTGCAGGATTACTTGCAGAACTTCCTGGCCATCCCGCGTCAAAAAGACGGTAAATTGTACGACCGCCGCACGGATCCGGAGTACGTTAAGTGGCTGAAGGTGTTCCGCCAAGCGAACCAGGACGGCATGCTGGCTAAAGATATTTTCATCGATAAACGCCCGCAAATGGAAGAGAAAATCGCTCAAGGCCGCTACTTCGCGATGCTGTATCAGCGGTCTGACTTTGCCGCGCAGAATATCTCGCTCTATCAAAAAGATCCGAACACGGCCTATATCGCCGTAGACGGACCGAAAAACGTTGACGGCGAAGAGCCGACTCTGTCTGGCCCTGGTATTTCCGGCTGGACGGTGACGCTCATTTCCAAAAATGTGAAGGACAAAAAGAGAGCCATTGCGTTTCTCAGCTACCTAATGAGCGAAGAAGGGAACAAGGATCTATTCCTTGGTGAAAAAGGCGTTTCCTATGATACGATAGACGGAAAAGACCAGTTCAAGCCGGAAGTGCTGGAACTGCTGAACAAGGATCGGGCTGCTTTTGATCAGAAATATGGCTCTTCATTCACGTACTGGATGCTCATGGATACAAACATGAATCTGCAATGGGCTCCGCCGAGCGTCGAGCCTGGAAAGCAGATGGAAGAGTGGACGAAGGGCAAGTCGATTAGCATGGCGGAATTCGATAACCTCGATCCAGATCCGACTAGCAAGGAAGGCGTTGCGCGCAGCAAAAACGACCGTTCATGGGGCAAAGCCTTACCTAAAATGCTGTTGGCTAAATCGGATGCGGAGTTTGACCAGATTTTCAATGACTTTGTGAAGGGTCGCAACCAACAAGAAGCGATTGATGCTTTCCGCCAGCAAAAATATGAAGAGAACCTAAAAAAGCTGGAAGCTTTGAACAACTAA
- a CDS encoding Two-component response regulator, YesN/AraC family, consists of REC and AraC-type DNA-binding domains → MRSLLIVDDEKNIRLGLKAMIERQFPGRYAFRFAENGREALKELAASPAELMITDIRMPVLDGLGLLEQLQECGTGGAEGKLDGGSGTEGKFGGAGGAGGKLGGSSGAGGKLGESGTGSGDTIGTAGITHTTGTTDTTGTTDTTGTTGTTGTTGNTGTTDTAGTTGTTGIAGAAPLVIILSGHDDFPYAKAAIRYQVKEYLLKPIVREELFGVLERLEGELDRRSALARLMDENEPVAERATSWPGEASSQLVQELLREDTDPRRLQSQLEHANLGWLSGEYTLGIIRGVGRVDRASRSRTISPAGAAAGVRFGRSGGAVTAGAELERSQGVLTAGMKLDGSQSVVTAGEKLERSQGAVSAGMKLGRSQGSDTLNEEVGEFSPMQRRLEQLLESESGWALHEGRDGDLVLLAREEVQLRRLAEHLEGHILLSCHLSLSSRVQGIGQMRRAYSQARQVQKYFLLNPGSSLLAYDSLRRLSSGCQLPTESIRRLSNLLGTGRLAEMKRLLQSILDIRLISRCEIGYLEGISRRLNEEVFDSVFRSYGEESIDILKLYKSAGHIENFERFEDYYGHVEQLLERLDAFVSTVRGMHTERRDLQKAVDYLQKHYAEDVNMAVVSNHISLNYTYFSQAFKEHTGESFSSYLRKLRLNRAKELLAESELKVYEISSQAGFDNVKHFTRVFKETEGVTPLEYRSKKQGSGAGR, encoded by the coding sequence ATGCGTAGTCTGCTCATTGTTGACGACGAGAAAAATATCCGGCTCGGTCTGAAAGCGATGATCGAGCGCCAATTCCCGGGCCGTTATGCTTTCCGCTTTGCGGAGAACGGCCGCGAGGCGTTGAAGGAGCTGGCCGCCAGCCCGGCCGAGCTGATGATTACCGACATTCGCATGCCGGTTCTGGATGGGCTCGGGTTGCTGGAGCAGCTGCAGGAATGCGGGACGGGCGGAGCTGAGGGGAAGCTCGATGGAGGGAGTGGAACTGAGGGGAAGTTCGGCGGAGCGGGTGGAGCTGGAGGTAAGCTCGGTGGGTCTAGTGGAGCTGGAGGGAAGCTCGGTGAGAGCGGGACTGGGAGCGGCGATACAATCGGCACCGCCGGAATAACCCATACCACCGGAACAACCGATACCACCGGAACAACCGATACCACCGGAACAACCGGTACCACCGGAACAACTGGTAACACCGGAACAACCGACACCGCCGGAACAACCGGTACCACCGGAATAGCTGGGGCAGCTCCCTTGGTTATTATATTGAGCGGTCATGATGACTTCCCTTACGCGAAGGCGGCGATCCGGTATCAGGTGAAGGAATACCTGCTCAAACCGATTGTTCGTGAGGAGCTGTTCGGAGTTCTTGAGCGGTTGGAAGGTGAGCTTGACCGCCGAAGCGCGTTAGCACGTCTTATGGATGAAAATGAGCCAGTAGCTGAAAGGGCAACAAGCTGGCCGGGTGAGGCTTCCAGTCAGCTTGTGCAGGAGCTATTGAGGGAGGATACCGATCCGCGGCGGCTTCAAAGCCAGCTTGAGCACGCCAACCTCGGCTGGCTGTCCGGCGAGTATACACTCGGCATTATTCGGGGTGTGGGCAGAGTGGATCGAGCTTCGCGCAGCCGCACGATCTCACCGGCAGGAGCGGCCGCTGGGGTGAGATTTGGTCGCAGCGGAGGTGCGGTCACCGCTGGAGCGGAGCTTGAACGTAGCCAAGGTGTGCTCACTGCTGGGATGAAGCTTGACGGTAGCCAAAGTGTGGTCACCGCTGGGGAGAAGCTTGAACGTAGCCAAGGAGCGGTCAGCGCTGGGATGAAGCTTGGTCGCAGCCAGGGATCGGATACGCTTAATGAAGAAGTGGGTGAATTTTCGCCTATGCAGCGCCGATTGGAGCAACTTCTAGAGAGCGAAAGCGGTTGGGCGCTGCACGAGGGCCGGGACGGGGATCTCGTGCTCCTGGCACGAGAGGAAGTTCAACTGCGACGGCTGGCGGAACATTTGGAGGGTCACATCCTACTGAGTTGCCATTTGTCGCTCAGCTCACGTGTGCAAGGCATAGGTCAGATGAGGAGAGCATACAGCCAGGCACGGCAGGTACAGAAGTATTTTCTACTGAATCCCGGCTCCTCGTTGCTCGCCTACGACAGTCTTCGGAGACTCAGCTCCGGCTGCCAGCTTCCGACCGAGTCAATTCGTCGCTTATCCAATCTTCTCGGCACGGGCAGGTTGGCGGAGATGAAGCGACTGCTCCAGAGCATTCTGGACATTCGGCTGATCAGTCGCTGTGAAATCGGCTATCTTGAGGGCATTAGCCGACGACTGAATGAGGAGGTTTTTGACAGTGTGTTCCGTAGTTACGGCGAGGAGTCTATCGATATTCTCAAACTGTACAAGAGCGCGGGGCATATTGAGAACTTCGAGCGCTTCGAGGATTATTACGGCCATGTTGAGCAACTGCTGGAGCGGCTGGACGCATTCGTCAGCACAGTTCGCGGCATGCATACGGAACGCAGGGACTTGCAGAAGGCGGTCGATTACTTGCAAAAACATTACGCGGAAGATGTAAATATGGCTGTTGTCAGCAATCATATCTCGTTGAATTACACTTATTTTAGCCAGGCATTCAAGGAGCATACGGGAGAGAGCTTCTCCTCCTATTTGCGCAAGCTGCGGCTGAATCGGGCGAAGGAGCTGTTGGCCGAGTCTGAGCTTAAAGTGTACGAAATCAGCAGCCAGGCGGGCTTTGATAATGTGAAGCATTTTACACGTGTGTTCAAGGAGACGGAAGGCGTTACGCCGCTAGAATACCGCAGTAAGAAACAGGGAAGCGGCGCGGGGAGGTAG
- a CDS encoding DNA-binding response regulator, OmpR family, contains REC and winged-helix (wHTH) domain, whose product MNEAILVVEDEDKIGRLLEIELECEGYRVGRASNGAQALELYRSQEWDAVLLDVMLPGMSGFELLRRIRLADSRTPVLLLTAKDSVEDKVAGLDQGANDYITKPFQMEELLARVRAALRLRPPVGVGEGTGTDEPEDWLCAGELRLSPGTREVTREGQPIELTPREFDLLVYLLRNKRQVLSRDQIVQAVWGYDYVGDTNVVDVYIRYVRKKVDMGFSQELIHTVRGIGYVLRESS is encoded by the coding sequence GTGAATGAGGCGATTCTCGTTGTCGAGGACGAAGACAAGATTGGCAGGCTGCTGGAAATTGAGCTGGAATGCGAGGGCTATCGTGTCGGCCGGGCTTCAAATGGGGCTCAGGCGCTTGAGCTGTACCGCTCCCAGGAATGGGACGCGGTGCTGCTGGACGTGATGCTGCCGGGTATGAGCGGCTTCGAGCTGCTTCGCCGTATCCGGCTTGCCGATTCAAGGACGCCGGTTCTGTTGTTGACGGCCAAAGACTCCGTGGAGGACAAGGTGGCAGGTCTTGACCAAGGAGCGAATGATTACATAACAAAGCCGTTCCAGATGGAGGAACTGCTTGCACGAGTACGAGCCGCGTTGCGGCTACGGCCTCCGGTCGGAGTCGGAGAGGGGACAGGCACAGACGAGCCGGAGGACTGGTTATGTGCGGGCGAGCTGCGGCTCAGTCCCGGCACGCGCGAGGTGACTCGGGAAGGCCAGCCCATAGAGCTGACTCCCCGCGAGTTCGATCTGCTGGTTTATTTGCTGCGCAACAAGCGCCAGGTGCTGAGCCGGGACCAGATTGTGCAGGCTGTGTGGGGATATGACTATGTGGGAGATACCAATGTGGTAGACGTCTATATTCGATATGTGCGCAAAAAGGTGGACATGGGCTTTTCACAGGAGCTGATTCACACGGTTCGTGGCATCGGTTATGTGTTGAGGGAAAGCTCATGA
- a CDS encoding putative aldouronate transport system permease protein, giving the protein MLRIFSLKRQTPAEAAFGIFNGLLMLIICFLTLYPIWYVLVNSFNDGQDAMRGGIYWWPRELSLENFRAVFRSEGIMTAMGITVAKTLLGTAVHVFFTAMIAYAVSRRELIGRNLYMIIGTITMFFGGGLIPYYLLIRDLGLLDSFLVYIIPAMFSFFNLIIFLSFFREIPAGLEEAAKIDGAHDLTIFIRVVIPVSMPVIATIALFHGVYQWNDYFTGMIYINNTDLQPIQTFLYRVVAQSSSNQMLAAMPSGVTINVTSQSLKLATMVVTTAPIVIVYPFLQKYFVKGFMIGSIKG; this is encoded by the coding sequence ATGTTAAGGATTTTCAGCTTAAAAAGACAAACGCCCGCCGAAGCGGCGTTCGGAATTTTCAACGGCCTGCTGATGCTCATCATCTGTTTCCTGACGCTGTACCCGATCTGGTATGTGCTCGTTAACTCCTTCAATGACGGCCAGGACGCCATGCGCGGCGGCATTTACTGGTGGCCGCGCGAGCTCAGCCTCGAGAACTTCCGGGCGGTGTTCCGCAGCGAAGGCATAATGACCGCGATGGGCATCACGGTCGCCAAAACACTGCTCGGCACGGCTGTGCACGTCTTTTTCACGGCAATGATCGCCTACGCTGTGTCTCGGCGGGAGCTGATCGGACGCAATTTGTACATGATTATCGGGACGATCACGATGTTTTTCGGCGGTGGACTTATCCCGTATTACCTGCTGATCCGCGATCTTGGTCTGCTCGACAGCTTCCTGGTGTACATCATTCCGGCGATGTTCAGCTTCTTTAACCTCATTATCTTTTTGAGCTTTTTCCGTGAAATTCCGGCGGGCCTGGAGGAAGCGGCCAAAATCGACGGGGCACACGACCTGACCATTTTCATACGGGTTGTCATTCCGGTGTCGATGCCAGTCATCGCTACAATCGCTCTCTTCCATGGCGTGTATCAATGGAACGACTATTTTACCGGCATGATCTACATTAACAACACGGATCTGCAGCCGATCCAGACTTTCCTTTACCGTGTTGTCGCCCAGTCCAGCTCGAATCAGATGTTGGCGGCGATGCCGAGCGGAGTCACGATTAACGTGACGAGCCAATCTCTGAAGCTGGCGACGATGGTCGTCACGACGGCCCCGATCGTCATTGTTTATCCGTTTTTGCAGAAGTATTTTGTGAAGGGGTTCATGATCGGTTCCATCAAGGGCTGA